The genomic stretch TTTCCCTTTTGAGCGAATCGTCTCAGTTAATTCAAGGTTCTTTTTTGAGTAATAATCGATTTTCATGAACTGCTGGAGCTGATAGATCGAAACAGGCTGCAGATGATCCAGACTCCTCTTTTGTGTGCGGTGCAAATAATTCAATAGCCGCGAAACCGTCTGAACCATCTTTTCATGCTGGATATTTACCAGCAACGGCGCATATTCTTCTTTGGAGGAAATATCATCCTCATAGGAAAAAGTAACGATAAAACGTTCTTTCAAAGTCTTTTCAAGGTCTTTATTGAATTGATGCCCTACAACGATTTCCTTTGCACCAAGAAGGGAAATTTCATTCATGACTTCATCCTGGCCGCCATTCATCATCGTCACCTGTGATTCACCTGTCGATAAATCATTATAAGCGATTCCTATTGTGCCATCCTGAAATTCCGAAATGGAAGCAATATAGTTATTTTCCTTGTCCGTCAAACCTTTGCCATCCATCACCGTTCCTGGTGTGATTAATTGAACGACTTCCCTTCTAACCACTCCTTTTGCCTGTTTTGGATCTTCGGTTTGCTCACATATGGCAATTTTATAGCCTTTTTCTATCAATCTTTCAATATATGTAGGAGCGGAATGATAAGGGACACCGCACATCGGGATCCGTTCTTCGCCGCCATCCCTGCTCGTCAAGGTAATCTCCAGCTCTTGTGAAGCTTTTAATGCATCATCAAAAAACATCTCATAGAAATCGCCGAGCCTAAAAAATAAAAAGGCATCTTGATGATCTGCCTTTACTTGTAAGTATTGTTGAATCATTGGGGTGAATTTTGCCATTTTGCCACCAAATTCCTTTCCGTTCATCGATTGCTGTCAAGGTATTATTATATCATAATATAAGAAGTAAATTCACGTCGTTGATTGAAGGAAAGTCTTGTGAGGATTGGTCTTGGACTTGAAAATTCTTATAATGGAGGATTTCATTTGAACTATTCAACCATTTCATTTATTGAAGAAAATTACATTCCGGAGCTAAAGCACTTATTTTCGCTTCAATGGTGGTCCACCGATAGAGAATTAGATGATATTAAACAAATGCTTGACCATACGGATGTTCTCATCGGCGTCCTTGATGTAGATTCTGAAAAGCTTATTGGCTTTGGCAGAGTCTTGACGGATTACGTTTATAAAGCATTATTGCTGGATGTAATGATTCACCCTGATTACCAGCAGAAAGGGCTGGGACGACTTTTGCTGGACAACATCCTGCATCATCCGTCGATCAAAAACGTCGCACACGTAGAATTATATTGCAGACAGGAAATGAAGCCTCTTTATGAAAAATGGGGATTTACTGAACAACTCGGGGATCTATGCTTTATGAGAAGGCCCTGTTAAACACTGCAGTTGATTTTCGTTCAAATCTTCCCTTTCCGCGGGCTGGGCCGGGAGCCTCCTGGGGGCTCCTTATTCGCTAGAACTTCACCCTTTAATTCAAAGCATCTCTAGGAATTCAACTTTGTTGCCGAATGGATCTACGATATGAAAACGAATTCTCCCTTCGATGGGTGCATCTTTCTTAATTTCCACCCCATTTTGCTCCAAATGGCTGCGCAATGCAGACAGGTTGCCGATAAGAATGCCCGGGTGTGCCTTTTTGGCTGGCGTGAAATTTTCCTCTACTCCGATATGTATTTCCTGGCGACCGCACTGAAACCAGCAGCCACCTCGTTTACGAAGATTTTCAGGCTTTGGGATTTCAATCATGCCCAATAGCTCACCATAAAACTTTCTCGCCTCCTCTTCGCATCCATTCGGTCCTGCAATTTGAATGTGATCAATGCCCATGAATGAATGTTGCATGTTCCACGAACCCCCTTCCTTGACTGTCTTTCACTTTCATTATATTACAAAAAGTCCGATCATAAAATTTGGAAATTTGAATGAAAGGTCATAAGTTGATTTTCACACTGGTGCGCCAATTAAAGAATGGCCCATGTCGTAAGGCTTGTTATTGGACATAGATGGAGAAAGGTTGATTTCCACGGCAGGATGCTCCTTTTACGAGAGGGCTCGCCATGCCCGCTGATCCCTCTGGACATTGAATTCATTTCTTCAAGATAACACCGCACGAAGAAAATGCGCATGCATTCTCGAGGAGTCTCGCACCTGCCGCTCCAATCAACAGCAAAGGATGAATGATTTACAAGGAACGAAAAAAAGAACTATCTTTGAGACAATAGCTTTCTAAAAAAGAAAAACTAGGAAGTTTGCCTTCCTAGTAGTTATTCTTCTTCACATCCAACTAAGAAATCAGGGTTGAGATCTTCAAACTCTTCGTCGTCTAAATCATGGCCCCATTCTTCATCATCACAGTCGCATCCGTCCGGGTGAATCGCCACGCAAACTTTTGTTTCTCCGATGACTTCTACAAGGAACTCTCTTTCTACATGAACGATAATTTTATTTCCGTTTGGTGAAATAACCGCCTCGACACAGTTTGGCTGCTGCAATACTCTTGCGCAGACCTCTTTATCATCTAAGCAATCTGGATCGCGATATTTCAGCTTAATAACGTCGCAATACTCTACTCTCTCTGTCACAACGGATGTTTTGGAATTATCATTGTGAGAGTACCAAACGTTAATATCGTATGAACCGCAAACTTCTACTTTTTTACCAACCTTACGAGCTTCGTACGTATGATTGATAATCCAGCAGCCTAAGATGCTCGATGGGTGGTGCGGCGGGCTGATCGTATGATTGGACTGTGTGAACTTACGTCCCTTCGCAACGACCGCTTTCGTGATAATCTCTCTGTATTCTGCCATTCGAGCGAACCCTCCTCATTCATTTTCAATTCATCGTATGCGTATCTATAGACTAGTGTGCCAATATTTTTTCATGACGATTTCTAGGTAAATGTGTAGTGATAATTCATTGTATGCGGACGGTTGGGTAATGTTCCCACTCAATCGATGTCCACTCAAATCAGAATAAGAAAAAACTTCAATGGAATGGGATATTTTTTGCCCGCTTTTCAAAAAATAACGATGAGTACATATGAAGGAGGAACAACATGGAACAAAACCGAGTCAAACAAATACTTTCATCATCCGCAGACATCGTGGTGAAATACAACGGGGCATCCGTTTGGATTGACAACCTCCATGACGATGGAAAGACTGCTACGGTGCATTTACGGGGGCCGTTGGAGGAACGATCGGATGTGGATATTACAGAGCTTCAAGAAGAGGAATAGGACTAGTGGGACAAAATTAAAACGCGTGGAACGAAGTTTCCACGCGTTTTAGTTAATTTATGAACAGCTTCCAGGCGTACTGTTTTTTACTTGGGAGCCTGTTTGACCGTAAAGCAGGTCCCCTCCTGTGGATTTGATGATTTCATCTGTCACAGTATTGGAAATCGCGGATGAAACAATTTGAAGAATATCATTCACTTCGATCTGTGATTCCTTGAATTGTTGTACAATCGGAATCGCATCAAGTTCTTCTTCAATTTTTTCGATTTTTTCCTCAACCATTTTAAGAGCCTCCAACTTTCCATAATGCTGGAAATTGACCGCTTGTTTTTGCAGGCTTTTAATGCTCGCAATCATTTCACGGACTTTTTGATTCTCATTGATTTGTTCTTCAGCTCTTTTGAAGAAATCCACTTCTTCTGTTTCAGCGATCATCTTCGCCAATTCAGTGGCTCGTTCTACAATATCATCTTTTGTATATTTTCCCATCTTATTTCACCTCTGCCATTTCTTCAATCATTTCACCATTCAAGGACCAAGTCTTCGCATCGGTGATCTTCACTTTCACCAATTTGCCAATTGCTGTTTTCGGAGCCTTGAAGTTTACAAGTTTGTTTTTACGCGTATAACCTGCCAGGACGTCAGGGTTGTTTTTGCTTTCGCCCTCTACCAAAACTTCGACGACTTGACCCTTGTATTTTTTCAGAGCTTCTGCCGAAAATTCATTGACTAGGCTGTTCAAGCGCTGTAGTCGTTCCTTTTTGACTTCCATCGGGACATTATCCTTCATCTTTGCAGCAGGTGTTCCTTCTCGAGGTGAATAAATGAATGTATAAGCTGCTTCAAATCCGACTTCGCGGTACATTGACATCGTTTCTTCAAATTGTTCCTCTGTCTCATTTGGATAGCCTACGATAATGTCGGTAGTCAGTGCAACATCTGGAATGGCAACTTTGATTTTCCTGACCAATTCCAAGAATTGCTCCCTCGTATATTTGCGGGCCATGATTTTAAGCACATCTGTAGAACCTGACTGTACCGGGAGATGAATATGCTCTACAAGGTTGCCCTTATTCGCCAATACTTCGATCAAATGATCGTCAAAATCGCGCGGATGGCTCGTTGTAAATCGTATTCTAGGGATGTCGATTTTCCTGAGCTCGTCCATTAAGTCGCCTAGCCCGTATGTGATATCTTCAAAATCCTTGCCATAAGCATTGACATTCTGACCCAGAAGGGTGATTTCTTGATACCCGTGGGCAGCGAGCTGACGCACTTCTTGAATGATATCTTCAGGTCTTCGGCTTCTCTCTTTCCCGCGGGTATATGGAACAATGCAATACGTACAGAACTTATCGCAGCCGTACATGATGTTTACCCATGCCTTGATATTTCCCCGGCGGACTTTCGGAAGGTTTTCAATGACATCGCCTTCCTTAGACCATACTTCCACGACCATTTCTTTGGACATGTATGCTTCTTTAAGAATTTGGGGTAATCGATGAATGTTATGTGTACCGAATATCATATCGACATGCTGATGTTTTTGGAGAATTCGATTAACAACGGATTCTTCCTGTGACATACAGCCGCAGACTCCGATCAAAAGATCCGGTCTTTCTTGTTTCAATCCTTTTAAATGACCGATTTCACCAAATACTTTATTCTCGGCATTTTCTCGGATTGCACATGTATTCAATAAAATCACATCCGCGTCATCCGTACTGTCAGTGACTTCATATCCTAATGCAAGAAAGATGCCTGCCATGACTTCTGTATCATGTTCATTCATTTGACAGCCGTACGTCCGGATGTAAAATTTCTTTCCATTTCCCAAGCCCATGAATTCTTCTGGGATTTCAAAATCTTTATGATATTTAACCTCTTCCTTGCCGCGTTTTTTGGCATCTTTCAAGGAAGGGGCAGTATACACTGATTCGAAGTATTTACTATAATCCTTTTCCGCTTGTTTGTTTGAAGGCTTTTCCTTCACTTGCTGCCCATGCAGGCGCTGATCTTCATTCATGATAAAACTCCTTTCCATCAAGACAAAACGTATATGTACTTTCATTGAATTAGATTCGTCTTAGTACCATTATAAAAAGCTTTATTGCAAAAAAACAAGCTTTCACACACATTACTTTAGTATAAGGCTTTTTTTATGAATAAACAATTAAATTAGAACGTGTTTACATTTTTGCCAATTTCCCATTGGGAAAAATATTAATTATTTAAGATAATGCTGTTTCACAATATTTGATGCTTTGAGAGATCATATGTTGAGTATGGTTGATTTCCAAGTCATGAGGCTCGTTTTCCGAGGGGCGTGCGGTGAGCCTACGTAGTTTCGCACCTGCCGATCCAATCATCATTAAATGATGAATGATTTACAAGAAAATCTTTTAGATACAACCTTTTGAAAAAAGCCAAAGAAAGGCTGCCTCAAAAAAGATCATCTTCATGACCCTTCGAGGCAGCCTTGTTTTATCTTGGTTGGAAAAACCTCTATTACATGAACTCCTTCAGAAGCTTATTGAATTGCTCTTCTTCCAGCTGAAGGTTGGCATTTGATAAGGCATCATCGCTGTATCCGGAAACAAGCTCTTGATACGATGGCTGTTCTTGATTTTGATAAATCAACCCTGTCACAAGACCATCATGCTTCATGAGCGTACTCATTGCTTTCTCACGATTGGTAAAATCGTATCCTTCTACATCACTGAGCTTTGTCAAATTTTCTTTAAACCAGTCATACGTATTCACTTTATTATACGTGACGCAAGGACTGAATACATTGATGATCGAGAAGCCCTTATGGTTTATGCCCTGCTCGATCAATGAAGTCAGTTCCTTCAAGTCCGATGAAAAGCTTTGAGCAACAAATGTCGCTCCAGCCGACAACGCCATTTCCATCGGTGCCAATGCATGTTCAATTGCACCTTCTGGCGTTGATTTCGTTTTAAAACCAGCCGCAGACCTTGGGGAAGTCTGTCCCTTTGTCAGTCCATAAATTTGATTATCCATGACGATATAGGTTACATCAATGTTGCGGCGGATGGCATGAATGGTATGGCCCATACCGATCGCAAATCCATCTCCGTCTCCTCCTGATGCAATGACAGTCAAATCTTTGTTGGCCATTTTCAAGCCTTGGGCAATCGGGAGTGCACGCCCATGGATCCCGTGCAGGCCATAGGAATGGATGTAGCCGGAAATCCGCCCGGAACAACCGATGCCCGATACGACAGCCATCTGCTCTGGCTCCAGTCCGACGTTTGCTGCCGCCCTTTGAATCGCTGCTTGAACAGAGAAGTCTCCACAGCCAGGGCACCAATTTGGTTTTACATTATTTCGAAAGTCTTTGAATGTAGCCATTTAGAACAACTCCTTGCATTCAGTGTGGATTTCATGCGGTAAGAATGGATTCCCATCATACTTGACAATATTATTGATTTTATTGCCATGGCCGACATTCATCTTGATGATTTTCCCTAATTGGCCAGTCGCATTATTCTCCACCACTGCCACATTTTTCGCTGATTCAATCAATGGTAATAATTCATTTGTTGGAAATGGATGAATCAAACGGATATGTGCATGATTCACTTTGATTCCGTCGGCTTCAAGACGTCCCATTGCCTCTTCGATGACCCCACGTGTAGAGTTGAATCCAATCAACAATAAATCGGCTTGTTCATGCGGTGCATTTGTATGAACCGGATTTGCAAATGGAATGTTTTCAAGCTTGCGCATTCTTTTATCCATTTGTGA from Falsibacillus albus encodes the following:
- a CDS encoding VOC family protein; amino-acid sequence: MQHSFMGIDHIQIAGPNGCEEEARKFYGELLGMIEIPKPENLRKRGGCWFQCGRQEIHIGVEENFTPAKKAHPGILIGNLSALRSHLEQNGVEIKKDAPIEGRIRFHIVDPFGNKVEFLEML
- a CDS encoding outer spore coat protein CotE; amino-acid sequence: MAEYREIITKAVVAKGRKFTQSNHTISPPHHPSSILGCWIINHTYEARKVGKKVEVCGSYDINVWYSHNDNSKTSVVTERVEYCDVIKLKYRDPDCLDDKEVCARVLQQPNCVEAVISPNGNKIIVHVEREFLVEVIGETKVCVAIHPDGCDCDDEEWGHDLDDEEFEDLNPDFLVGCEEE
- the miaB gene encoding tRNA (N6-isopentenyl adenosine(37)-C2)-methylthiotransferase MiaB, with protein sequence MNEDQRLHGQQVKEKPSNKQAEKDYSKYFESVYTAPSLKDAKKRGKEEVKYHKDFEIPEEFMGLGNGKKFYIRTYGCQMNEHDTEVMAGIFLALGYEVTDSTDDADVILLNTCAIRENAENKVFGEIGHLKGLKQERPDLLIGVCGCMSQEESVVNRILQKHQHVDMIFGTHNIHRLPQILKEAYMSKEMVVEVWSKEGDVIENLPKVRRGNIKAWVNIMYGCDKFCTYCIVPYTRGKERSRRPEDIIQEVRQLAAHGYQEITLLGQNVNAYGKDFEDITYGLGDLMDELRKIDIPRIRFTTSHPRDFDDHLIEVLANKGNLVEHIHLPVQSGSTDVLKIMARKYTREQFLELVRKIKVAIPDVALTTDIIVGYPNETEEQFEETMSMYREVGFEAAYTFIYSPREGTPAAKMKDNVPMEVKKERLQRLNSLVNEFSAEALKKYKGQVVEVLVEGESKNNPDVLAGYTRKNKLVNFKAPKTAIGKLVKVKITDAKTWSLNGEMIEEMAEVK
- a CDS encoding 2-oxoacid:ferredoxin oxidoreductase subunit beta; translated protein: MATFKDFRNNVKPNWCPGCGDFSVQAAIQRAAANVGLEPEQMAVVSGIGCSGRISGYIHSYGLHGIHGRALPIAQGLKMANKDLTVIASGGDGDGFAIGMGHTIHAIRRNIDVTYIVMDNQIYGLTKGQTSPRSAAGFKTKSTPEGAIEHALAPMEMALSAGATFVAQSFSSDLKELTSLIEQGINHKGFSIINVFSPCVTYNKVNTYDWFKENLTKLSDVEGYDFTNREKAMSTLMKHDGLVTGLIYQNQEQPSYQELVSGYSDDALSNANLQLEEEQFNKLLKEFM
- a CDS encoding RicAFT regulatory complex protein RicA family protein, with the translated sequence MGKYTKDDIVERATELAKMIAETEEVDFFKRAEEQINENQKVREMIASIKSLQKQAVNFQHYGKLEALKMVEEKIEKIEEELDAIPIVQQFKESQIEVNDILQIVSSAISNTVTDEIIKSTGGDLLYGQTGSQVKNSTPGSCS
- a CDS encoding H-type small acid-soluble spore protein, whose translation is MEQNRVKQILSSSADIVVKYNGASVWIDNLHDDGKTATVHLRGPLEERSDVDITELQEEE
- a CDS encoding GNAT family N-acetyltransferase, with protein sequence MNYSTISFIEENYIPELKHLFSLQWWSTDRELDDIKQMLDHTDVLIGVLDVDSEKLIGFGRVLTDYVYKALLLDVMIHPDYQQKGLGRLLLDNILHHPSIKNVAHVELYCRQEMKPLYEKWGFTEQLGDLCFMRRPC